A genomic region of Vicinamibacterales bacterium contains the following coding sequences:
- a CDS encoding sugar phosphate isomerase/epimerase, whose amino-acid sequence MTTQDRRTFLGTVVAGMVAARASFAASLKAVGVQLYTVRTDLEKDFDGTLATIAAIGYKEVEFAGYFGRTPQQVRETLKTNGLVSPAAHIDYPTVSDPAKWAMALDDAATLGQTFLVNPWIDEAVRNQPDAWKRAADVYNTAGAAAQKHGIQFCYHNHNFEFYPRQDLSGALPFEYLLATCDPTLVKMELDLCWISAASKDPLAYFQKYPGRFPLVHVKGLKAVPAASPTPVAIDKVLPDVTEVGHDDVIDWKRIFAQSKEAGIAHYFVEHDVPKVPLASLEESYQYLAKLQF is encoded by the coding sequence ATGACTACCCAGGACCGTCGTACTTTCCTCGGCACGGTCGTCGCCGGCATGGTGGCTGCGCGTGCGTCGTTCGCCGCCTCGCTCAAGGCGGTCGGCGTGCAGCTCTATACGGTCCGTACGGACCTCGAAAAGGACTTCGACGGCACGCTGGCGACGATCGCCGCGATCGGCTACAAGGAAGTGGAGTTCGCCGGCTACTTCGGTCGCACGCCGCAACAGGTGCGTGAGACGCTGAAGACGAACGGACTGGTCTCTCCGGCGGCGCATATCGACTATCCGACGGTCAGCGATCCGGCCAAGTGGGCCATGGCCCTCGACGACGCGGCGACGCTGGGTCAGACATTCCTCGTCAACCCGTGGATCGACGAGGCGGTTCGCAATCAGCCCGACGCCTGGAAGCGCGCCGCCGACGTCTACAACACCGCCGGCGCCGCGGCGCAGAAGCACGGCATCCAGTTCTGCTACCACAACCACAACTTCGAGTTCTATCCGCGTCAGGATCTGAGCGGCGCGCTGCCATTCGAGTACCTGCTCGCGACCTGCGATCCGACGCTGGTGAAGATGGAGCTCGATCTGTGCTGGATTTCGGCGGCAAGCAAGGATCCGCTCGCCTACTTCCAGAAGTATCCGGGGCGCTTCCCGCTCGTGCACGTCAAGGGGCTGAAGGCCGTGCCGGCGGCCTCGCCGACGCCGGTCGCGATCGACAAGGTGCTACCCGACGTGACCGAAGTCGGCCACGACGACGTCATCGACTGGAAGCGGATTTTCGCGCAGTCGAAGGAAGCCGGCATCGCGCACTACTTCGTCGAGCACGACGTGCCGAAGGTGCCGCTCGCCAGCCTCGAGGAGAGCTACCAGTACCTCGCGAAGCTGCAGTTCTGA
- a CDS encoding M56 family metallopeptidase, whose amino-acid sequence MTALILDTFVKSTALLLAAAAIDLALARRASAAARHLLWALTVAALLLLPLAAALPGWHVRIPVARAGAAITAAPQGVIVDARSSLRASPTARPDALKTARPRGEVAAVSRPAGLGGAFALVALAGIYLAGVLVLAARVACEPLALRRLAAASRPIDGPAWRGALDDAVRQLGVARSVRLLESAQDIMPLTFGTSAPVIVVPAAAEGWSEDRRRAVLLHELAHVARFDCMVQRLTAAACALYWPHPGVWWAARRLRVERELACDDRVLGAGAGPREYAEHLLEIARAFGPSPAPATALGMIRARQLEGRMLAILDAARNRAALGRRGVTAAIAATAALCLPLAIVHAALVPFDPLVANGSAVERAGVAQSSPAPAQAEATGTWELRRTAARDTVQINIRTDQGSHGRTVGLDRLAGLPVDQIDGLNAPLHFPIRREAGTFTVDGVCRRGVCAGTFAFAPDAAFAEALATRGIGRPSPQESLSLAIADVGVAYLDALAAAGYAKPDVPMLVRAAQHGVDADYLHGMTALGYRAGSLDALITLRDHGVDSVFIRGMEAAGYAHLSAEELRVARDHGADPEYARGMTALGFPAMSLSSLIEARDHGVEPEYVRGMQALGYRLTLDEYRRARDHGVGAEYARGLASLGYPTLTIDALLTARDHGVDPEYVRGMAELGYKGVPLQDLVRLRDHGVDPEYVRRLQRTGSPHLSVDEVIQRRDRGEEDPDAAVQAIASRLRAVWRNVNAWLRG is encoded by the coding sequence ATGACCGCACTCATCCTCGACACCTTCGTCAAGTCCACCGCGCTCCTCCTGGCGGCGGCGGCGATCGATCTGGCCCTCGCGCGGCGCGCCTCGGCCGCCGCACGGCATCTGCTGTGGGCGCTGACCGTCGCGGCGCTGCTGCTGCTGCCGCTCGCCGCAGCGCTCCCGGGCTGGCACGTACGCATTCCGGTCGCGCGCGCCGGTGCCGCGATCACGGCCGCGCCGCAGGGCGTAATTGTTGACGCCCGCTCCAGCCTCCGCGCGAGTCCCACCGCCCGTCCGGACGCGTTGAAGACGGCGCGTCCGCGCGGCGAGGTCGCGGCCGTGTCGCGGCCGGCCGGACTCGGCGGCGCCTTCGCGCTCGTCGCGCTGGCGGGCATCTATCTGGCGGGTGTGCTCGTGCTGGCGGCGCGGGTCGCGTGCGAGCCGCTCGCGCTGCGCCGTCTGGCGGCCGCGTCACGGCCGATCGACGGCCCGGCGTGGCGCGGCGCCCTCGACGACGCCGTGCGGCAGCTTGGTGTCGCGCGGTCCGTTCGGCTTTTGGAGAGCGCGCAGGACATCATGCCGCTCACCTTCGGCACGTCCGCTCCCGTCATCGTCGTGCCGGCGGCGGCCGAGGGCTGGAGTGAGGATCGCCGGCGCGCGGTGCTCCTGCACGAGCTGGCGCATGTCGCCCGCTTCGACTGCATGGTGCAGCGGCTCACCGCGGCGGCGTGCGCGCTGTACTGGCCGCATCCAGGCGTCTGGTGGGCGGCACGGCGGCTGCGCGTCGAGCGCGAGCTCGCCTGCGACGATCGCGTGCTCGGCGCCGGCGCCGGTCCGCGCGAGTACGCCGAGCACCTGCTCGAGATCGCGCGGGCGTTCGGTCCGTCGCCGGCGCCCGCCACCGCGCTCGGCATGATTCGCGCGCGCCAGCTCGAAGGGCGGATGCTGGCCATCCTCGACGCGGCGCGCAACCGCGCGGCGCTCGGCCGCCGCGGGGTGACCGCCGCGATCGCGGCAACGGCGGCGCTGTGCCTGCCGCTGGCGATCGTCCACGCCGCGCTCGTGCCTTTCGATCCCCTCGTGGCGAACGGATCGGCCGTCGAGCGCGCGGGCGTGGCGCAGTCGTCCCCGGCCCCGGCACAGGCCGAGGCGACGGGCACGTGGGAGCTGCGGCGGACGGCCGCTCGCGATACCGTGCAGATCAACATCCGCACGGACCAGGGATCGCACGGCCGCACGGTCGGCCTCGACCGGTTGGCGGGACTGCCCGTCGATCAGATCGACGGACTCAACGCGCCGCTGCACTTCCCGATCCGACGCGAGGCGGGTACCTTCACCGTCGACGGCGTTTGCCGCCGCGGCGTCTGCGCCGGAACGTTCGCCTTCGCGCCGGACGCGGCGTTCGCCGAGGCGCTGGCCACGCGCGGCATCGGCCGTCCGTCGCCGCAGGAGTCGCTCTCGCTGGCGATCGCCGACGTCGGAGTCGCCTACCTCGACGCGCTCGCGGCGGCTGGCTACGCAAAGCCGGACGTGCCGATGCTGGTTCGCGCGGCACAGCATGGTGTCGACGCCGACTACCTGCACGGCATGACGGCGCTCGGCTACCGCGCCGGCAGCCTCGACGCGCTCATCACGCTGCGCGATCACGGCGTCGATTCGGTCTTCATCCGCGGCATGGAAGCCGCCGGGTACGCGCATCTCTCGGCCGAGGAGTTGCGCGTGGCGCGCGATCATGGCGCCGATCCGGAATATGCGCGCGGCATGACGGCGCTCGGCTTCCCCGCCATGTCGCTGTCGTCGCTGATCGAGGCGCGCGACCATGGCGTCGAGCCCGAGTACGTGCGCGGCATGCAGGCGCTCGGATACCGCCTCACGCTCGACGAATACCGCCGCGCGCGCGATCACGGCGTGGGCGCGGAGTATGCGCGGGGCCTGGCGTCGCTCGGTTACCCGACGCTCACCATCGACGCGCTGCTCACCGCGCGCGACCATGGCGTCGACCCGGAGTACGTGCGCGGGATGGCGGAGCTTGGCTATAAGGGCGTTCCCCTCCAGGACCTGGTGCGTCTGCGCGACCACGGCGTCGATCCCGAGTACGTCCGCCGCCTGCAGCGTACCGGCTCACCGCACCTGAGCGTCGACGAGGTCATTCAACGGCGCGACCGCGGCGAAGAGGATCCCGACGCCGCCGTGCAGGCGATCGCGTCCAGGCTGCGAGCCGTGTGGCGCAACGTCAACGCCTGGCTCCGCGGCTGA
- a CDS encoding BlaI/MecI/CopY family transcriptional regulator codes for MTKPVQPSLTRREAQIMEILHRHRRATVQAIRAELPDAPSPSSVRKLLDIMIDRRLLGREYDGPRFVYFPAAAPEDASRSALTQLVRTFFGNSPGSAAAALLDMNNGPLSDEDYTRLRALLQRGRAPGGLR; via the coding sequence TGACGCGCCGCGAGGCACAGATCATGGAAATCCTGCACCGCCATCGGCGCGCGACGGTGCAAGCGATTCGCGCCGAGCTGCCAGACGCGCCGAGCCCGTCGAGCGTGCGAAAGCTGCTCGACATCATGATCGACCGCCGTCTGCTCGGCCGCGAGTACGACGGGCCCCGCTTCGTCTATTTCCCGGCGGCCGCGCCCGAAGACGCGAGCCGCTCGGCGCTGACACAACTGGTGCGCACGTTCTTCGGCAATTCACCAGGATCGGCAGCGGCAGCGCTGCTCGACATGAACAACGGGCCGCTCTCCGACGAGGACTACACGCGGCTCAGGGCGCTGCTGCAGCGCGGCCGCGCGCCGGGAGGACTTCGATGA